One window of Dyadobacter sandarakinus genomic DNA carries:
- a CDS encoding T9SS type A sorting domain-containing protein: MKYILLNVIFFFLAAVAVAQTPAVEWDKTFGIGSFIKAVPSKDGGYLLAAQSGANAGFDKTEDGRGGVDYWVIKIDKNGNKQWDKTFGGSADDFLTVAAPTSDGGYILGGGSQSGMGGDKSEPVKTGAFSPAQDNWIVKIDSLGNKEWDRTIGNDDYDRIAGIHEAVGGGYLLVCATSGTPNGDKTDDPINENVQEGWIVKLSSKGVKLWDKVVGTGGLFSPITSQILSDGGLLISSDHNYESNGDRFNMMRVDSAGNKMWYRHLRGEDQSRLLDIKQSRDGGFLLAGYTSGRASGDQSEDASIFDYWIIKTDSAANKIWDRVLGSLVYEEEDLTYGDDFLYSLTETADGGVVAVGISDSVDPGKDKTEPGFGGDGDMWIVKLDSNGATQWDKTIGGAGYDVALSILPASDGGYIVTGNSSSPKNNFKSEDPKGVRDIWVFKLVDELPPLPVTLQSFSAGKEAETTLLTWQTTSETNSDHFELQHSFNGKAWTNLAIIHAQGESKSLNVYHYTHTTPVLGSDNLYRLKMVDADGTSAYSKIRHVKFEEEFKVTVYPNPAAETIHLKAADWSKVKGLQILNSQGKALYSSGIKPAQDINTKMLKPGLYFIKVTLTDGTESTRKFVVAQ, encoded by the coding sequence ATGAAATACATTTTACTCAACGTTATCTTTTTCTTTCTGGCAGCTGTTGCTGTTGCACAAACTCCTGCTGTGGAATGGGACAAGACTTTCGGGATTGGGTCATTCATCAAAGCAGTCCCATCCAAAGATGGTGGCTACCTGCTCGCCGCTCAATCCGGCGCGAATGCCGGATTTGATAAAACTGAAGACGGACGCGGCGGTGTCGATTATTGGGTCATCAAGATTGACAAAAATGGCAATAAGCAGTGGGACAAAACCTTTGGCGGCTCAGCAGATGATTTCCTTACAGTGGCTGCGCCCACATCAGATGGTGGCTACATACTAGGAGGAGGCTCGCAATCCGGCATGGGTGGTGACAAATCGGAACCGGTAAAAACGGGGGCATTTAGCCCTGCACAGGATAATTGGATTGTAAAAATCGATTCGTTGGGCAACAAGGAATGGGACCGGACAATCGGAAACGATGACTACGATCGAATTGCAGGAATACACGAGGCAGTTGGCGGAGGTTATTTGTTGGTGTGTGCCACAAGTGGCACTCCAAATGGTGATAAAACGGATGATCCAATTAATGAAAATGTCCAGGAGGGATGGATTGTAAAGCTGTCCTCCAAGGGAGTAAAGCTCTGGGATAAAGTTGTAGGTACTGGCGGATTGTTTTCTCCAATTACATCTCAAATCCTTTCTGACGGCGGATTACTGATTAGCAGCGATCATAATTATGAAAGTAATGGGGATCGCTTTAATATGATGAGGGTAGACTCAGCTGGAAACAAGATGTGGTACCGACACTTGAGAGGCGAAGATCAATCACGACTGCTCGACATTAAGCAGTCCAGGGATGGCGGTTTTCTGCTCGCAGGATATACCTCGGGGAGAGCATCTGGCGATCAGTCTGAAGATGCATCTATTTTTGATTATTGGATTATCAAGACCGACTCGGCCGCGAATAAAATCTGGGATCGTGTATTGGGGAGTCTTGTATATGAGGAAGAAGACTTAACCTATGGCGACGATTTTTTGTACAGCTTGACAGAAACAGCAGACGGGGGAGTGGTAGCGGTGGGAATATCCGATTCAGTGGATCCGGGCAAGGACAAAACAGAACCGGGGTTTGGCGGGGATGGGGATATGTGGATCGTGAAGCTCGATTCCAATGGTGCTACCCAATGGGATAAAACGATCGGCGGTGCTGGCTATGACGTTGCATTATCCATATTGCCGGCCTCGGATGGCGGCTACATTGTGACAGGAAATTCGAGCTCGCCCAAAAATAACTTTAAGTCCGAAGATCCAAAAGGAGTACGTGACATTTGGGTATTCAAGCTGGTCGACGAGCTGCCCCCGCTGCCCGTAACCCTTCAATCCTTTTCGGCCGGCAAAGAGGCAGAAACCACACTGCTGACCTGGCAGACCACTTCCGAAACCAATAGTGACCATTTTGAACTACAGCATAGTTTTAATGGAAAAGCATGGACAAACCTAGCTATAATTCATGCACAAGGGGAGAGTAAAAGTTTGAACGTTTACCACTATACACACACAACCCCTGTGTTGGGATCCGATAACCTGTACCGTCTTAAAATGGTTGATGCGGACGGAACTTCTGCTTACAGCAAGATCCGGCATGTGAAGTTTGAGGAGGAGTTTAAAGTCACCGTTTATCCTAATCCGGCAGCAGAGACCATCCATCTGAAAGCAGCAGACTGGTCGAAAGTAAAAGGTTTGCAAATTCTCAACAGCCAGGGCAAGGCACTTTACAGCTCAGGAATCAAACCTGCTCAGGATATCAATACCAAAATGCTTAAACCAGGCTTGTACTTTATCAAAGTAACCCTTACGGACGGTACGGAATCGACTCGGAAGTTTGTGGTGGCGCAGTAA
- a CDS encoding winged helix-turn-helix transcriptional regulator: MKKTKKICPDMPTCSVDYAFRRIGGKYKGRILWYLHEHSILRYGELGRTLPDVTTKMLTQTLRELEADKLISRKVYHEVPPKVEYTLTDVGQELIPFIEHLRQWGEKQIKKEMVEEAS, translated from the coding sequence ATGAAGAAAACGAAGAAAATATGTCCCGATATGCCGACCTGCTCGGTTGATTATGCATTCAGGCGGATTGGCGGAAAATACAAAGGCAGGATCTTATGGTACCTGCATGAACATTCGATCCTGCGCTATGGGGAACTGGGCAGGACCTTGCCGGACGTGACAACCAAAATGCTGACGCAAACGCTACGGGAACTGGAAGCCGACAAGCTGATCAGCCGGAAAGTATACCACGAGGTGCCGCCGAAAGTGGAATATACATTGACCGATGTCGGGCAGGAGCTGATCCCTTTTATTGAACACCTCCGGCAATGGGGAGAGAAGCAGATCAAAAAGGAAATGGTTGAGGAGGCATCTTAA
- a CDS encoding DUF4385 domain-containing protein, translating into MSDKPSYLDFNSQAYEWKPDIDYKQHPELYRVGKGEQGVLICEPYKSEIGQFWRFKTESIAEESSSKIYELFLAYVEHHDFVGADMARKYLQMGFTRARRYANYKGGKKYDKDKDYALLEKGTGQQEKAKAAAVFYSRWKQAESNALYAQMKKDWKSRLG; encoded by the coding sequence ATGTCAGACAAACCTTCTTATCTGGATTTCAACAGTCAGGCTTACGAGTGGAAGCCGGACATTGATTACAAGCAGCATCCGGAACTTTACCGGGTTGGCAAAGGTGAACAGGGCGTGCTCATCTGTGAACCTTACAAATCCGAGATCGGACAGTTCTGGCGTTTCAAAACGGAAAGCATTGCCGAAGAAAGCAGCAGCAAAATCTATGAATTGTTCCTGGCTTATGTGGAACATCATGATTTTGTAGGCGCCGATATGGCGCGGAAGTATTTACAAATGGGCTTCACCCGCGCGCGGCGTTACGCCAATTATAAGGGAGGAAAGAAATACGATAAAGACAAGGATTACGCACTGCTGGAAAAAGGGACCGGGCAGCAGGAAAAGGCGAAAGCGGCCGCTGTGTTCTATTCGAGGTGGAAGCAGGCAGAAAGCAATGCGCTGTATGCGCAAATGAAAAAGGATTGGAAAAGCAGGCTTGGCTGA
- a CDS encoding SDR family NAD(P)-dependent oxidoreductase, with protein sequence MSLKLKDKVAIVTGASKGIGAGIAKAFAREGAKVIVNYASGKSNAEKVVSDITQNGGIASAVQADISSLANIKKLLDETVKLYGQLDILVNNAGVFKIELLDGISEESFHLQVNTHLMGPILTIQQAVNLFGEKGGSIINISSTVSQNPIPGVMVYSAAKAGIDNVTKTLAKELGPKKIRINTIAPGVTDTEGNHEMGIIGGDIEKQMLPLTPLGRIGQPEDIAKVAVFLASDEAGWVTGERLTVSGGLL encoded by the coding sequence ATGAGCTTGAAATTGAAAGATAAAGTTGCCATAGTGACCGGTGCATCCAAAGGAATTGGTGCCGGGATTGCAAAAGCATTTGCCAGGGAAGGCGCAAAAGTGATTGTCAATTATGCATCTGGTAAGTCGAATGCTGAAAAGGTGGTCAGTGATATCACACAAAATGGCGGCATTGCCAGCGCCGTACAGGCAGATATTTCCAGCTTGGCCAATATCAAAAAGCTGCTGGATGAAACAGTAAAGCTTTATGGTCAGCTGGATATTCTGGTCAACAATGCAGGTGTTTTCAAGATAGAATTGCTGGACGGGATATCGGAGGAGAGCTTTCATTTGCAGGTCAACACTCATCTGATGGGGCCGATACTGACCATCCAGCAGGCCGTCAATTTATTTGGCGAGAAAGGCGGGAGCATTATTAATATCAGCTCAACGGTCAGCCAAAATCCCATCCCCGGTGTCATGGTGTATTCCGCTGCAAAAGCCGGAATTGATAATGTCACCAAAACATTGGCCAAAGAACTGGGCCCGAAAAAAATCCGCATCAACACCATCGCCCCGGGCGTGACCGATACCGAAGGAAACCATGAAATGGGTATCATCGGCGGAGATATTGAAAAACAAATGCTTCCCCTCACACCATTGGGGCGGATTGGTCAGCCGGAAGACATTGCAAAAGTTGCCGTATTCCTCGCGTCGGATGAGGCCGGCTGGGTGACGGGAGAGCGGCTTACGGTTTCGGGCGGGCTGTTATAG
- a CDS encoding CBM96 family carbohydrate-binding protein, whose amino-acid sequence MKRILQLVLLLAGSTIPAWSQTCSVPVLKTQADVDNFSTSYPGCTVITSDLEISSSSITNLDGLRGITRINRSLKINYNPRLKSIEGLSSLTQIDASINIEDNDSLLNLEGLQHLVSLQGSIRVVEHQRLTSLEGLRGMTRILGSMSIGSNPALTSLNGLNNVTRVRGVSIGLNDKLVDLNGLRRLKEVNSPFYIGKNKSLKSLKGLERLEIADDRIEITENTALTSISELAQLKTVSHITITNNPLLSDCAIGIVCARAAFDQITISGNAAGCTSNQEVRMSTACMPQTLVRINAGGPDFTTATQKLFVADQYYAGIDRTSSIASGDILNTTNDVLYRSGRCSPSFSYNIPVVNDQVNVTLHFAETYFGAPGKKGGAGSRQFNVNIEGSRKLTNYDIFTEAGGALRAVQLTFPVTVTNGVLNIDFLTGAADLPRVAAIEVTASPTLIPLADGLVSGGVYSNSNYVSTARLSVKQVPSGGNQNANRLSYLKFQLPTGKAVITSAKLRIYGHNNENNTSIAIHAYGVNNDSWTEQAITGDNAPAASTSSLGSAAVNDVYKYHEIDVTSYVNAQRQSGDVSVSFLLNDPNKSSTEVVFNSKEAGTNPPQLIYQTTNVVQTPNSSARLGQEEVVAEIQEEQHSTVFPNPVKDHFTVSLSPEHAGPITFEMFDAAGNSHAIPAPQNSRPGEDAGVNLAGRSLNAGVYLLKIKSDAFAEVVKMIIAK is encoded by the coding sequence ATGAAAAGGATTTTACAACTCGTTTTACTGCTGGCCGGTTCAACCATCCCGGCCTGGTCGCAGACATGCAGCGTTCCCGTATTGAAAACGCAGGCAGATGTTGACAATTTCAGCACTTCTTATCCAGGTTGCACGGTCATCACCAGCGATCTGGAGATTAGTTCATCCAGCATCACTAACCTGGACGGACTGCGTGGTATAACCCGGATCAACAGGTCACTTAAGATCAACTATAATCCAAGGCTTAAGAGCATTGAAGGCTTGTCTTCGCTGACGCAAATAGATGCGTCCATCAACATTGAAGACAATGACAGCCTGCTCAATCTGGAAGGTCTTCAGCATTTGGTGAGCTTGCAAGGAAGCATCAGGGTTGTGGAACATCAAAGGCTCACGAGTTTGGAGGGCCTGAGAGGCATGACCCGGATTCTTGGCAGTATGTCGATTGGCTCAAATCCTGCACTGACCAGTTTGAACGGCCTGAACAATGTTACCCGGGTACGGGGTGTTTCAATAGGATTAAACGATAAGCTCGTGGATCTAAACGGCCTGAGAAGACTCAAAGAGGTAAATTCGCCGTTCTACATAGGCAAAAACAAGAGTCTCAAAAGTTTAAAAGGGCTTGAACGGCTTGAAATTGCAGATGACAGGATTGAGATTACCGAGAATACGGCACTGACCAGCATTTCGGAGCTTGCTCAGCTTAAAACCGTATCACATATCACTATTACCAATAATCCCCTTCTTTCAGACTGTGCCATCGGGATCGTTTGTGCAAGGGCTGCGTTTGATCAGATTACCATCTCCGGGAACGCTGCTGGCTGTACCTCTAACCAGGAAGTCAGGATGTCTACCGCTTGTATGCCGCAGACGCTGGTGCGCATCAATGCAGGCGGTCCGGATTTTACGACCGCTACCCAAAAACTGTTTGTCGCAGATCAATATTACGCCGGCATCGACCGCACCAGCTCCATTGCATCAGGCGATATTTTGAATACGACCAATGATGTGCTTTACCGCTCGGGCCGCTGCTCGCCTTCTTTCAGCTACAACATTCCGGTGGTCAATGATCAGGTGAACGTGACTTTGCACTTTGCCGAAACCTACTTTGGTGCTCCGGGTAAGAAAGGTGGCGCCGGCAGCAGGCAGTTTAATGTCAACATAGAAGGTAGCCGCAAACTGACCAATTACGACATCTTTACCGAGGCGGGCGGCGCATTGCGTGCGGTTCAGCTCACCTTTCCGGTCACCGTCACGAACGGCGTACTTAACATAGACTTTCTTACCGGAGCAGCAGATCTTCCAAGAGTTGCGGCCATCGAAGTTACGGCAAGCCCAACGTTGATCCCGCTTGCGGACGGCCTTGTAAGCGGAGGGGTTTATAGCAATAGTAACTATGTCTCGACCGCCCGTCTGAGCGTCAAGCAAGTACCCAGCGGAGGCAATCAAAATGCCAACAGGTTATCTTACCTTAAATTTCAACTGCCAACTGGGAAAGCCGTGATTACCTCAGCCAAGCTGCGCATCTATGGGCATAACAATGAAAACAATACAAGCATTGCCATTCACGCGTATGGCGTCAACAATGATAGCTGGACGGAACAGGCCATCACCGGAGACAATGCGCCTGCCGCATCCACTTCGTCGCTGGGGTCTGCAGCAGTGAATGATGTTTATAAATATCACGAAATTGATGTGACCAGCTATGTAAATGCACAGCGCCAATCCGGTGATGTATCGGTAAGCTTTCTTTTAAATGATCCTAACAAAAGTAGCACGGAGGTAGTTTTTAACAGCAAGGAAGCAGGCACCAATCCGCCGCAGCTCATTTATCAGACTACAAATGTCGTCCAGACTCCAAACAGTAGTGCCAGACTTGGTCAGGAGGAAGTTGTGGCAGAGATACAGGAAGAACAGCATTCAACGGTTTTCCCGAATCCGGTAAAAGACCACTTTACGGTTTCACTTTCGCCGGAACATGCCGGGCCAATTACATTTGAAATGTTTGATGCAGCCGGGAATAGCCACGCGATTCCGGCACCGCAAAATAGCCGTCCCGGCGAAGATGCAGGAGTCAATCTGGCTGGTCGGTCACTGAATGCAGGTGTTTATTTATTGAAAATAAAATCGGACGCATTTGCAGAGGTCGTCAAGATGATCATCGCGAAGTGA
- a CDS encoding T9SS type A sorting domain-containing protein has product MRKFLLQLSLSAFGIASSASLLAQPAIQWDVSFGGDDNSNLRSLQQTNDGGFIAGGFSNSSAIGDKTENHRGNTNYPDYWIIKTLPDGTKVWDRTIGTNGVEEFSIVKQTADGGYILGGYGTSELNLGAANGNRSEDLKGTSSFWVVKVTSNGSIAWDRTLGGNNESQLTTLTQTLDGGYLLGGRSTSNTASDKSENSKGLNDYWIVKLDAAGNLEWDRTIGSEGEDLLASLIQTTDGSYVLAGSSSSAAGGNKSENTRGQLDYWVVKLNAAGQVIWDKTLGSGANDEARSIVATSDGGYLVGGTSNSGIGSEKTESNRGLRDFWIVKLSESGSVQWDKTLGGAGNDDLYSLYANADGNYVAGGSSNSVSGGDKTENSRGGYDFWVVKVNPDGSKVWDKTIGGNEADAIFSLQETSDQGYVLGGTSYSGAGGDKSSGYKGFSSYWIVKLAPENPLPVTLKSFSALKEGETALLAWETTLETNSDHFEIQHSLDGKDWTVLTSIHAQGESSGLNSYHYAHTAPVSGSDNLYRLKMVDADGSFAYSKIQHVEFEEGFTVSVYPNPAAETIHLKVADWSKVKGLQIFNSQGKTFYSSENKPSQDISTRSLKPGLYFIKITFTDSTESTRKVVIGQ; this is encoded by the coding sequence ATGAGAAAATTTCTGCTTCAGTTAAGCTTATCGGCCTTCGGGATCGCTTCATCAGCCAGTCTTTTGGCCCAGCCCGCAATCCAATGGGATGTTTCATTCGGCGGCGACGATAACAGCAACCTGAGATCATTGCAGCAAACCAATGACGGCGGCTTTATTGCAGGCGGCTTTTCCAATTCGTCAGCCATCGGTGATAAGACCGAAAATCACAGAGGGAATACGAATTACCCCGACTATTGGATCATAAAAACTTTACCCGACGGCACCAAGGTCTGGGACAGGACCATCGGAACCAACGGTGTTGAGGAGTTTAGTATCGTAAAACAAACCGCTGACGGAGGATACATCCTGGGCGGGTACGGTACCTCCGAGTTAAACCTTGGTGCAGCCAATGGAAACCGGAGTGAAGACCTGAAAGGAACTTCGAGTTTCTGGGTGGTTAAAGTTACTTCCAACGGTTCAATTGCATGGGACAGGACCCTGGGCGGCAATAATGAATCACAACTGACAACATTGACACAGACCCTCGACGGGGGTTACCTCCTTGGCGGCCGCTCAACTTCGAATACTGCTTCTGATAAATCAGAAAATTCAAAAGGGTTGAATGATTATTGGATTGTAAAGCTGGATGCAGCAGGAAATCTGGAATGGGACAGGACAATCGGTTCAGAAGGGGAGGATTTGCTGGCTTCATTGATCCAGACAACAGACGGCAGCTATGTGCTTGCGGGCAGTTCCAGCTCAGCTGCAGGTGGCAATAAGTCTGAAAATACCAGGGGGCAGCTGGATTACTGGGTTGTTAAATTAAATGCAGCCGGGCAGGTGATCTGGGATAAAACCCTGGGATCGGGAGCTAACGATGAAGCACGCTCAATCGTAGCTACCTCTGACGGCGGGTACCTGGTTGGCGGAACGTCAAATTCAGGGATTGGAAGCGAAAAAACCGAAAGTAACAGGGGTTTGCGCGATTTCTGGATCGTCAAACTAAGTGAAAGCGGAAGCGTTCAATGGGACAAAACCTTGGGCGGTGCGGGCAATGATGACCTGTACTCCCTGTACGCCAATGCTGACGGAAATTACGTAGCAGGAGGCAGTTCTAATTCGGTTTCGGGCGGGGACAAAACGGAAAATTCGAGAGGCGGTTACGATTTCTGGGTTGTCAAAGTTAATCCGGATGGATCCAAGGTTTGGGATAAAACCATAGGTGGCAACGAGGCCGATGCAATTTTTTCTTTACAGGAAACGAGCGACCAGGGGTATGTGCTGGGTGGTACTTCCTACTCCGGTGCCGGGGGGGACAAATCTTCAGGGTACAAAGGATTTTCAAGCTATTGGATTGTAAAGCTTGCGCCGGAAAATCCTCTGCCTGTAACCTTAAAAAGCTTCTCAGCACTTAAAGAGGGAGAAACTGCACTGCTGGCTTGGGAAACTACCTTAGAAACCAACAGTGACCACTTCGAAATACAGCACAGCCTGGATGGTAAAGACTGGACAGTGCTGACAAGCATTCATGCACAGGGGGAGAGTTCGGGGCTTAACAGTTACCACTATGCACACACAGCCCCTGTGTCAGGATCAGATAATTTGTACCGGCTCAAAATGGTCGATGCGGACGGATCGTTTGCTTACAGCAAGATCCAGCATGTGGAGTTTGAGGAGGGATTTACAGTATCCGTTTATCCCAACCCGGCAGCCGAGACCATCCATTTGAAAGTTGCCGACTGGTCGAAAGTAAAAGGCCTGCAAATTTTCAATAGTCAGGGTAAAACTTTTTATAGTTCTGAGAACAAGCCATCTCAGGATATCAGTACCCGGTCGCTTAAACCGGGCTTGTATTTTATCAAAATAACCTTCACTGACAGCACGGAGTCGACGCGAAAAGTTGTGATAGGGCAGTAG